One region of Catenuloplanes indicus genomic DNA includes:
- the argC gene encoding N-acetyl-gamma-glutamyl-phosphate reductase produces the protein MGVRVGVAGASGYAGGELLRLLAGHPEFDLVTATAHSQAGSAAGAVHPHLSGLDLTLGATTAEAFQDVDLVFLALPHGQSAALAGQLPESVKIVDIGADFRLSDGDAWQRYYGGEHAGTWTYGLPELPGQRERIANSTRVANTGCYAVTTILALAPLIAAGVADPEDVVVVASSGTSGAGKSAKTHLLASEVMGSLSTYKTGRHQHVPEIKQATGATSLSFTPVLAPMPRGILATVTARRATDQDPREVLAAAYATDPFVHVLAEDRWPQTASVSGSNSVHLQATVDADSGRIIAVSASDNLGKGAAGQAVQNANLMFGLPETTGLQIYGVAP, from the coding sequence ATGGGTGTCAGGGTCGGTGTGGCGGGGGCCAGTGGATACGCGGGGGGCGAGCTGCTGCGCCTGCTCGCCGGGCACCCCGAGTTCGACCTGGTCACCGCGACCGCGCACAGCCAGGCGGGCAGCGCGGCCGGCGCGGTGCATCCGCACCTGAGCGGTCTCGATCTCACGCTGGGCGCGACGACGGCGGAGGCGTTCCAGGACGTTGACCTGGTCTTCCTCGCGCTGCCGCACGGACAGTCCGCGGCGCTGGCGGGCCAGCTGCCGGAGAGCGTGAAGATCGTGGACATCGGCGCCGACTTCCGGCTCAGCGACGGTGACGCGTGGCAGCGGTACTACGGCGGCGAGCACGCCGGCACGTGGACGTACGGGCTGCCGGAACTGCCGGGCCAGCGCGAGCGGATCGCGAACAGCACCCGGGTGGCGAACACCGGCTGCTATGCGGTCACCACGATCCTGGCGCTCGCGCCGCTGATCGCGGCCGGTGTCGCCGACCCGGAGGACGTGGTCGTGGTCGCGTCGTCCGGCACGTCCGGCGCGGGCAAGTCGGCGAAGACGCATCTGCTGGCCAGCGAGGTGATGGGCAGCCTGTCGACCTACAAGACCGGGCGCCACCAGCACGTGCCGGAGATCAAGCAGGCCACCGGCGCCACGAGCCTGTCGTTCACGCCGGTCCTGGCGCCGATGCCGCGTGGCATCCTGGCGACGGTGACCGCGCGAAGGGCCACGGACCAGGATCCCCGTGAGGTCCTGGCGGCGGCCTACGCAACGGACCCCTTCGTGCACGTGCTGGCGGAGGACCGGTGGCCGCAGACCGCCAGCGTCAGCGGCTCCAACTCGGTGCACCTGCAGGCCACGGTCGACGCCGACTCCGGCCGGATCATCGCGGTCAGCGCCTCCGACAACCTCGGCAAGGGCGCGGCCGGCCAGGCCGTCCAGAACGCCAACCTCATGTTCGGGCTGCCCGAGACCACCGGGCTGCAGATCTACGGAGTCGCACCATGA
- a CDS encoding arginine repressor → MTAPTTRTARHARIVELIREKAIRSQTELAELLAGDGVQVTQATLSRDLEELGAVKVRGTAGGPAVYLIPEDGTPVIRQAEQAPARLLRLLRELLTGADASGNIAVLRTPPGAAQFLASALDRSGLPDVVGTIAGDDTILVVAREPFGGPALADKLSGWARSGPADSDH, encoded by the coding sequence ATGACCGCACCCACCACCCGCACCGCGCGGCACGCCCGGATCGTGGAGCTGATCCGCGAGAAGGCGATCCGGTCGCAGACCGAGCTGGCCGAACTGCTGGCCGGCGACGGCGTGCAGGTCACCCAGGCCACGCTCTCCCGTGACCTGGAGGAACTGGGCGCGGTGAAGGTGCGTGGGACCGCGGGCGGCCCGGCCGTCTACCTGATCCCCGAGGACGGCACGCCGGTCATCCGGCAGGCCGAGCAGGCACCGGCGCGGCTGCTGCGGCTGCTGCGCGAGCTGCTCACCGGCGCCGACGCCAGCGGCAACATAGCCGTGCTGCGCACCCCGCCCGGGGCCGCGCAGTTCCTGGCCAGCGCGCTCGACCGGTCCGGGCTGCCGGACGTGGTCGGCACGATCGCGGGCGACGACACCATCCTGGTCGTCGCCCGGGAACCCTTCGGCGGGCCTGCGCTCGCCGACAAGCTCTCCGGCTGGGCCCGCTCCGGGCCGGCCGACTCCGATCATTGA
- a CDS encoding DNA-3-methyladenine glycosylase, which produces MGYAWLAAPASEIAETAAGLLGWEITAGGVRIRLTEVEAYSGLGEDPASHAHRGLTRRNAVMFGPAGHLYAYFVYGVHWCLNVVCGEEGRAAAVLLRAGEVIDGLDAARARRPAARNDADLARGPAKLMTVLGLDGTVNGTSAVDGTGPALITPPSRPAGTEEITAGPRVGVASAHDVPWRFWLSGDATVSTYRRHTRRRP; this is translated from the coding sequence ATGGGGTACGCGTGGCTGGCGGCGCCGGCATCGGAGATCGCGGAGACCGCGGCCGGGCTGCTCGGCTGGGAGATCACTGCCGGTGGTGTCCGGATCCGGTTGACCGAGGTGGAGGCGTACAGCGGATTGGGCGAGGACCCGGCCTCGCACGCGCACCGCGGCCTGACCAGGCGCAACGCGGTCATGTTCGGCCCGGCCGGGCACCTCTACGCGTACTTCGTCTACGGCGTGCACTGGTGCCTCAACGTCGTCTGCGGTGAGGAGGGCCGGGCCGCCGCGGTGCTACTGCGCGCCGGCGAGGTGATCGACGGCCTGGACGCCGCCCGCGCCCGCCGGCCCGCCGCCCGCAACGACGCCGACCTGGCCCGCGGCCCGGCGAAGCTGATGACCGTGCTCGGCCTGGACGGCACGGTCAACGGCACCTCCGCGGTCGACGGCACCGGCCCGGCACTGATCACGCCGCCGTCCCGGCCGGCCGGGACGGAGGAGATCACCGCCGGTCCGCGCGTCGGCGTGGCGTCCGCGCACGACGTACCGTGGCGATTCTGGCTCTCCGGTGACGCCACCGTCAGCACATACCGCCGCCACACCCGGCGAAGGCCGTAA
- a CDS encoding GNAT family N-acetyltransferase, with the protein MRLELTPWAEEDLGLLRRINVPEMKGHLGGPESEDKIVDRHRRYVHMSVTGTGVMFRVALRDSHEPVGSIGYWDREWHGSTVWETGWSILNEFQGRGIASEAARMVIALAAADGRRRWLHAFPKIENAASNAVCRNAGFTMVGETDFEFPVGTPIRCNEWRLDLRTAGRPATD; encoded by the coding sequence ATGAGGCTGGAGCTGACCCCGTGGGCCGAGGAGGATCTCGGTCTGCTGCGGCGGATCAACGTGCCGGAGATGAAGGGCCACCTCGGCGGCCCGGAGTCCGAGGACAAGATCGTCGACCGGCACCGGCGGTACGTGCACATGAGCGTCACCGGCACCGGCGTGATGTTCCGCGTCGCGCTGCGTGACTCGCACGAGCCGGTCGGCAGCATCGGCTACTGGGACCGCGAGTGGCACGGCAGCACGGTCTGGGAGACCGGCTGGAGCATCCTCAACGAGTTCCAGGGCCGCGGCATCGCCTCCGAGGCGGCCCGGATGGTGATCGCGCTCGCCGCCGCCGACGGCCGCCGCCGCTGGCTGCACGCCTTCCCGAAGATCGAGAACGCGGCCTCGAACGCGGTCTGCCGCAACGCCGGTTTCACCATGGTCGGCGAGACCGACTTCGAGTTCCCGGTCGGCACCCCGATCCGCTGCAACGAGTGGAGACTCGACCTCCGGACCGCCGGCCGGCCCGCGACGGACTGA
- the argH gene encoding argininosuccinate lyase encodes MTSSTSTNRTSLWGGRFSGGPAEALARLSVSVQFDWRLAPYDLAGSRAHARVLAHAGLLDAEELGKMLAALDDLEAACASGDFRPTVEDEDVHTALERGLLERLGTLGGKLRAGRSRNDQVATDLRLYLRDHARGVALRLVELADALVEQAERHVETPAPGMTHVQHAQPVTFGHWLLAHVQPLLRDLSRLQDWDARAAVSPLGSGALAGSSLPLDPVQVAKELGFATAAPNSMDAVADRDFVAEFLFVTAMIGVHLSRLGEEVVMWTSQEFGWVELDDAFATGSSIMPQKKNADIAELARGKSGRLIGGLVTVLTMLKGLPLTYDRDMQEDKEPAFDAVDQLQLVLPALAGMISTMTVRADRLAAAAPVGYTLATEVADWLVRKNVPFREAHEITGKLVALCVARDCALDEVPDEDLVAISSHLDPDVRSVLTVKSALAARKTYGSTGPGPVADQLAAAADKLVTWRTWAEETVVPR; translated from the coding sequence GTGACCTCGTCTACTTCCACCAACCGGACCAGCCTCTGGGGTGGCCGCTTCTCTGGCGGGCCCGCGGAGGCGCTCGCCCGCCTGTCCGTCAGCGTGCAGTTCGACTGGCGCCTCGCGCCGTACGACCTGGCCGGCTCGCGCGCCCACGCCCGGGTGCTCGCGCACGCGGGCCTGCTCGACGCGGAGGAGCTCGGCAAGATGCTCGCCGCGCTCGACGACCTGGAGGCCGCCTGCGCGTCCGGCGACTTCCGGCCCACGGTCGAGGACGAGGACGTGCACACCGCGCTCGAACGCGGCCTGCTCGAACGCCTCGGCACGCTCGGCGGCAAGCTCCGGGCCGGCCGGTCCCGCAACGACCAGGTCGCCACCGACCTGCGCCTCTACCTGCGCGATCACGCCCGCGGGGTGGCGCTGCGGCTGGTCGAGCTGGCGGACGCGCTGGTCGAGCAGGCCGAGCGGCACGTCGAGACGCCCGCGCCCGGCATGACCCACGTGCAGCACGCTCAGCCGGTCACGTTCGGGCACTGGCTGCTCGCGCACGTCCAGCCGCTGCTACGCGACCTGTCCCGTCTCCAGGACTGGGACGCCCGGGCCGCGGTCAGCCCGCTCGGCTCCGGCGCGCTGGCCGGCTCGTCGCTGCCGCTGGACCCGGTGCAGGTCGCCAAGGAGCTCGGCTTCGCCACCGCGGCGCCGAACTCGATGGACGCGGTCGCGGACCGCGACTTCGTGGCCGAGTTCCTGTTCGTCACCGCGATGATCGGCGTGCACCTCTCCCGCCTCGGCGAGGAGGTCGTCATGTGGACGTCGCAGGAGTTCGGCTGGGTCGAGCTGGACGACGCGTTCGCCACCGGCTCGTCGATCATGCCGCAGAAGAAGAACGCGGACATCGCGGAGCTGGCCCGCGGCAAGTCCGGCCGCCTGATCGGCGGCCTGGTCACGGTGCTGACCATGCTCAAGGGCCTGCCGCTGACCTACGACCGGGACATGCAGGAGGACAAGGAGCCGGCGTTCGACGCGGTCGACCAGCTCCAGCTCGTGCTCCCGGCGCTCGCCGGGATGATCTCCACCATGACGGTACGGGCGGACCGCCTCGCCGCGGCCGCGCCGGTCGGCTACACGCTGGCCACCGAGGTCGCGGACTGGCTGGTGCGCAAGAACGTGCCGTTCCGCGAGGCGCACGAGATCACCGGGAAGCTGGTCGCGCTCTGCGTGGCCCGCGACTGCGCGCTGGACGAGGTGCCGGACGAGGACCTGGTCGCGATCTCTTCGCATCTGGACCCGGATGTCCGGTCCGTCCTGACGGTCAAGTCGGCGCTGGCCGCGCGGAAGACGTACGGCTCCACCGGCCCCGGCCCGGTCGCCGACCAGCTCGCCGCGGCCGCGGACAAGCTCGTCACCTGGCGCACCTGGGCCGAGGAGACCGTCGTACCCCGCTGA
- the recQ gene encoding DNA helicase RecQ, with product MTGAGPAEVLRRIFGYDSFRGSQQEIIETVVGGGDALVLMPTGGGKSLCYQIPALVRPGTGVVVSPLIALMQNQVDALRALGVRADFLNSTLTLDQRRLVEQEFVAGRLDMLYLAPEALGTAGVQQLLDRGKISLFAIDEAHCVSQWGHDFRPDYLQLSMLHERWPDVPRIALTATATTATHTEIATRLKLDDAKHFVASFDRPNIQYRIVPKDGAQTQLLAFLQSEHAGDSGIVYCLSRASVEKTAEYLSGKGIAALPYHAGLPADVRARNQSRFLREEGLVMVATIAFGMGIDKPDVRFVAHLDLPKSVEGYYQETGRAGRDGLPSTAWLAYGLQDVVQQRRMIEQSEGDLAHKRSLSAHLDAMLALCETVECRRVQLLNYFGEEAAPCGNCDTCLTPPEQWDGTVPAQKLLSTIMRLQRERNRKFGAGRSIDILLGRETDETRRGRHHELSTWGIGTDLSEAQWRSVVRQLLAQGLLAVEGDYNVLTLTDGSREVLGRRRTVMMRTEPKRKATKSSRSSGSSGSSAKAAPADLAPGDAALFEKLRAWRGAEAKEQGMPAYIVFNDATLRAIATRKPASLTELSTVSGVGEAKLARYGEAVLEVLGSQ from the coding sequence CTGACCGGTGCCGGCCCGGCCGAGGTGCTGCGCCGCATCTTCGGCTACGACTCGTTCCGCGGCAGCCAGCAGGAGATCATCGAGACCGTGGTCGGCGGCGGCGACGCGCTGGTGCTGATGCCGACCGGCGGCGGCAAGTCGCTGTGCTACCAGATCCCGGCGCTGGTCCGGCCCGGCACCGGCGTGGTCGTCTCCCCGCTGATCGCGCTGATGCAGAACCAGGTGGACGCGTTGCGCGCGCTCGGCGTCCGCGCCGACTTCCTCAACTCCACGCTCACGCTCGACCAGCGGCGCCTGGTCGAGCAGGAGTTCGTGGCCGGCCGGCTGGACATGCTCTATCTGGCGCCCGAGGCGCTCGGCACCGCCGGCGTGCAGCAACTGCTCGACCGCGGCAAGATCTCGCTGTTCGCGATCGACGAGGCGCACTGCGTGTCGCAGTGGGGCCACGACTTCCGGCCGGACTACCTCCAGCTGTCGATGCTGCACGAACGCTGGCCGGACGTGCCGCGCATCGCGCTCACCGCGACCGCGACCACGGCCACGCACACGGAGATCGCCACCCGGCTGAAGCTGGACGACGCGAAGCACTTCGTCGCCAGCTTCGACCGGCCCAACATCCAGTACCGGATCGTGCCGAAGGACGGGGCGCAGACGCAGCTGCTCGCGTTCCTGCAGAGCGAGCACGCGGGCGACTCCGGCATCGTCTACTGCCTGTCCCGCGCCTCGGTGGAGAAGACCGCGGAATATCTGTCCGGCAAGGGCATCGCGGCGCTGCCCTATCACGCGGGCCTGCCGGCGGACGTCCGGGCGCGCAACCAGTCCCGGTTCCTCCGCGAGGAAGGGCTGGTCATGGTGGCCACGATCGCGTTCGGCATGGGCATCGACAAGCCGGATGTGCGGTTCGTCGCGCACCTCGACCTGCCCAAGTCGGTGGAGGGCTACTACCAGGAGACCGGCCGCGCCGGGCGGGACGGGCTGCCGTCCACCGCCTGGCTGGCGTACGGGTTGCAGGACGTGGTCCAACAGCGGCGGATGATCGAGCAGTCCGAGGGCGACCTGGCGCACAAGCGGTCGCTCTCCGCCCACCTGGACGCGATGCTCGCGCTCTGCGAGACCGTCGAGTGCCGCCGCGTGCAGTTGCTGAACTACTTCGGCGAGGAAGCGGCGCCGTGCGGCAACTGCGACACCTGCCTGACGCCGCCGGAGCAGTGGGACGGCACCGTCCCGGCGCAGAAGCTGCTCTCCACGATCATGCGGCTGCAGCGGGAGCGTAACCGGAAGTTCGGGGCCGGGCGGTCGATCGACATCCTGCTCGGCCGGGAGACGGACGAGACCCGCCGCGGCCGGCACCACGAGCTGTCCACCTGGGGCATCGGCACGGACCTGTCCGAGGCGCAGTGGCGCAGCGTGGTCCGGCAGCTGCTGGCGCAGGGCCTGCTCGCGGTCGAGGGCGACTACAACGTGCTCACGCTGACCGACGGCAGCCGCGAGGTGCTGGGCCGGCGGCGGACGGTGATGATGCGGACCGAGCCGAAGCGCAAGGCGACGAAGTCGTCGCGCTCGTCCGGCTCGTCCGGCTCGTCGGCGAAGGCCGCGCCGGCCGACCTCGCGCCGGGCGATGCGGCGCTGTTCGAGAAGCTGCGGGCCTGGCGTGGTGCCGAGGCCAAGGAGCAGGGCATGCCGGCCTACATCGTGTTCAACGACGCCACGCTGCGGGCGATCGCGACGCGCAAGCCCGCGTCGCTGACCGAGCTGTCCACGGTGAGCGGCGTCGGCGAGGCGAAGCTGGCCCGCTACGGCGAGGCGGTCCTGGAGGTCCTCGGGTCGCAGTGA
- the argB gene encoding acetylglutamate kinase: protein MTAALTRDLAVAQQKAATLIEALPWLREFSGETVVIKYGGNAMIDPELQRAFAADMVFLRYAGLKPVVVHGGGPQISAMLKKLGMVSEFRGGLRVTTPETMDVVRMVLVGQVGRELVGLINEHGPYAVGLSGEDAKLFTAVRRPAIVDGEPVDVGLVGDVATVNPGAVADIIAAGRIPVIATVAPDESGTLHNVNADTAAAALAVALGARKLVVLTDVTGLYRDWPDPDSLITQITTNELAELLPSLESGMVPKMEACLRAVEGGVPAAHVVDGRVAHSTLLEVFTSEGFGTMVMGS from the coding sequence ATGACCGCGGCGCTGACCCGTGATCTGGCGGTGGCTCAGCAGAAGGCCGCCACGCTGATCGAGGCGCTGCCCTGGCTGCGCGAGTTCTCCGGCGAGACCGTGGTGATCAAGTACGGCGGCAACGCCATGATCGACCCGGAGCTGCAGCGCGCGTTCGCGGCCGACATGGTGTTCCTGCGCTACGCCGGGCTCAAGCCGGTCGTGGTGCACGGCGGCGGCCCGCAGATCTCCGCGATGCTGAAGAAGCTCGGCATGGTCAGCGAGTTCCGCGGCGGCCTGCGCGTCACCACGCCGGAGACCATGGACGTGGTCCGGATGGTGCTGGTCGGCCAGGTCGGCCGCGAGCTGGTCGGCCTGATCAACGAGCACGGGCCGTACGCGGTGGGCCTGTCCGGCGAGGACGCGAAGCTGTTCACCGCGGTCCGCCGGCCCGCGATCGTCGACGGCGAGCCGGTCGACGTGGGCCTGGTCGGCGACGTCGCCACGGTCAACCCGGGCGCGGTCGCGGACATCATCGCGGCCGGCCGGATACCGGTGATCGCCACGGTGGCGCCGGACGAGAGCGGCACGCTGCACAACGTGAACGCGGACACCGCCGCCGCCGCGCTCGCGGTCGCGCTCGGCGCCCGCAAGCTGGTGGTGCTCACGGACGTGACCGGCCTCTACCGGGACTGGCCGGACCCGGACAGCCTGATCACCCAGATCACCACGAACGAGCTGGCGGAGCTGCTGCCGAGCCTGGAGTCGGGCATGGTCCCCAAGATGGAGGCCTGCCTGCGCGCGGTCGAGGGCGGAGTCCCGGCCGCGCACGTCGTCGACGGCCGGGTCGCGCACTCGACCCTGCTGGAAGTCTTCACCTCAGAAGGATTCGGAACCATGGTGATGGGGTCATGA
- the argF gene encoding ornithine carbamoyltransferase: MTRHFLRDDDLTPAEQSAVLDLAQLMKADRYGHKPFAGPKSIAVLFDKQSLRTRLSFDVGIAELGGNPIIVDTQATHFGRGETLADAAQVLSRYVSAIVMRTYGDDRIAEVASAATVPVVNALTDGFHPCQLLADLLTIRERCGTTHGRALAYVGDAANNMSHSYLLAGATAGMHVRVAGPSGYDPDPAIVARAAEIAAWTGGSVSVLRDPYEAADAADVIATDTWTSMGQENDGQDRHTPFRPYQVNKDLVAAAKPDAIVLHCLPAHRGDEITDDVMDGPQSAVFDEAENRVHAQKALLAWLAGYSA; the protein is encoded by the coding sequence ATGACCCGGCACTTCCTCCGCGACGACGACCTCACCCCGGCGGAGCAGTCCGCCGTGCTCGACCTGGCCCAGCTGATGAAGGCGGACCGGTACGGGCACAAGCCGTTCGCCGGCCCGAAGTCGATCGCGGTGCTGTTCGACAAGCAGAGCCTGCGCACCCGGCTGTCGTTCGACGTCGGCATCGCGGAGCTCGGCGGCAACCCGATCATCGTGGACACCCAGGCCACCCACTTCGGCCGCGGCGAGACGCTGGCGGACGCGGCGCAGGTGCTGTCCCGGTACGTGTCCGCGATAGTCATGCGCACCTACGGCGACGACCGGATCGCCGAGGTCGCGTCCGCCGCCACCGTGCCCGTGGTGAACGCGCTCACCGACGGCTTCCACCCCTGCCAGCTGCTCGCCGACCTGCTCACGATCCGCGAGCGGTGCGGGACCACGCACGGCCGCGCGCTGGCCTACGTCGGCGACGCGGCGAACAACATGAGCCACTCCTACCTGCTGGCCGGCGCGACCGCGGGCATGCACGTGCGGGTCGCCGGGCCGTCCGGCTACGACCCGGACCCGGCGATCGTGGCCCGCGCGGCGGAGATCGCGGCGTGGACCGGCGGCTCGGTCAGCGTGCTCCGCGACCCGTACGAGGCGGCCGACGCGGCCGACGTGATCGCCACCGACACGTGGACGTCGATGGGCCAGGAGAACGACGGCCAGGACCGGCACACCCCGTTCCGGCCGTACCAGGTGAACAAGGACCTGGTCGCGGCCGCCAAGCCGGACGCGATCGTGCTGCACTGCCTGCCCGCGCACCGCGGCGACGAGATCACCGACGACGTGATGGACGGCCCGCAGTCCGCGGTGTTCGATGAGGCGGAGAACCGGGTGCACGCACAGAAGGCGCTGCTCGCCTGGCTGGCCGGGTACTCGGCATGA
- the argJ gene encoding bifunctional glutamate N-acetyltransferase/amino-acid acetyltransferase ArgJ, with translation MSVTHPKGFRAAGVAAGLKENKPDIALVVNDGPDATAAGVFTGNRVKAAPVLWSQQVLKGGVVRAVILNSGGANACTGPAGFQDTHATAEHTAAALRGGAKPLLLGAGDVAVCSTGLIGERLPMDKLLPGVEAAVRGLSRDGGPAAAEAIMTTDTVSKTAVVEGTGWSVGGMIKGAGMLAPGLATMLCVLTTDAVAGPDALDTALRHATRVTLDRVDSDGAMSTNDTVLLLASGASGIEPTTEELAEAVTELLRQLSRKLIADAEGATKEVAIAVTGALTEDDAVEAGRAVARNNLVKTALFGNDPNWGRILAAVGTTQATFEPDRLDVAVNGVWVCKGGAAAEDRSKVDLTGRDVEIHINLNAGGAEATIWTNDLSHAYVHENSAYSS, from the coding sequence ATGAGCGTCACCCACCCGAAGGGCTTCCGGGCCGCCGGCGTCGCCGCCGGTCTCAAGGAGAACAAGCCGGACATCGCGCTGGTCGTCAACGACGGCCCGGACGCGACCGCGGCCGGTGTCTTCACCGGCAACCGGGTCAAGGCCGCGCCGGTGCTCTGGAGCCAGCAGGTGCTCAAGGGCGGCGTGGTGCGCGCGGTCATCCTCAACTCCGGCGGCGCGAACGCGTGCACCGGCCCGGCCGGGTTCCAGGACACGCACGCCACGGCCGAGCACACCGCGGCCGCGCTGCGCGGCGGTGCCAAGCCGCTGCTGCTCGGCGCCGGTGACGTGGCGGTCTGCTCGACCGGCCTGATCGGCGAGCGGCTGCCGATGGACAAGCTGCTGCCCGGCGTCGAGGCGGCCGTGCGCGGCCTGTCCCGCGACGGTGGCCCCGCGGCCGCGGAGGCCATCATGACCACGGACACCGTGTCCAAGACCGCGGTCGTCGAGGGTACGGGCTGGAGCGTCGGCGGCATGATCAAGGGTGCCGGCATGCTGGCGCCGGGGTTGGCCACCATGCTCTGCGTGCTGACCACGGACGCGGTCGCCGGCCCGGACGCGCTGGACACGGCGCTGCGCCACGCCACCCGCGTCACGCTGGACCGGGTCGACTCGGACGGCGCGATGTCGACCAACGACACCGTGCTGCTGCTGGCGTCCGGCGCGTCCGGCATCGAGCCGACCACGGAGGAACTGGCCGAGGCGGTCACCGAACTGCTGCGCCAGCTGTCCCGCAAGCTGATCGCGGACGCGGAGGGCGCCACCAAGGAGGTCGCGATCGCGGTCACCGGCGCGCTCACCGAGGACGACGCGGTCGAGGCCGGCCGCGCCGTGGCCCGCAACAACCTGGTCAAGACCGCGCTGTTCGGCAACGACCCGAACTGGGGGCGGATCCTGGCCGCGGTCGGCACCACGCAGGCCACGTTCGAGCCGGACCGGCTGGACGTCGCGGTCAACGGCGTCTGGGTGTGCAAGGGCGGCGCGGCCGCGGAGGACCGGTCCAAGGTGGACCTGACCGGCCGCGACGTGGAGATCCACATCAACCTGAACGCGGGCGGCGCGGAGGCCACCATCTGGACCAACGACCTTTCCCACGCGTACGTGCACGAGAACTCGGCGTACAGCTCATGA
- a CDS encoding acetylornithine transaminase, producing the protein MSLIDRWRGSMMENYATPGLALAGGAGAVVTDEGGKEYLDLLGGIAVNALGHAHPAVVAAVTKQISTLGHISNFYVAEPTVQLAELLLALAGRPGRVFFGNSGAEANEAAFKMSRLTGRTHVVASEGGFHGRTMGALALTGQPSKAAPFQPLPGTVTHVPYGDVDALRDAVTDRTAMVILEPIQGEGGVLVPPPGYLTAAREITRAKGALLALDEVQTGIGRTGHWFAHQAEGVEPDIVTLAKGLGGGLPIGAVLAFGTAATLFQPGMHASTFGGNPVSCAAALAVIQTIANEGLLDHVKRVGERLRHGVEALGHPLITEVRGAGLLLGIVLDAPASGALTGVLKDAGFLVNAVAPHVVRLAPPLILSAEQADSFLAALPHALDTVTS; encoded by the coding sequence ATGAGCCTCATCGATCGGTGGCGGGGCTCCATGATGGAGAACTACGCCACGCCCGGTCTCGCGCTGGCCGGTGGTGCGGGCGCGGTGGTCACGGACGAGGGCGGGAAGGAATACCTCGACCTGCTCGGCGGCATCGCGGTCAACGCGCTCGGCCACGCCCACCCGGCCGTGGTCGCGGCCGTGACCAAGCAGATCTCCACGCTCGGCCACATCTCCAACTTCTACGTGGCCGAGCCGACCGTGCAGCTGGCCGAGCTGCTGCTGGCGCTGGCCGGGCGGCCCGGCCGGGTGTTCTTCGGCAACTCCGGCGCGGAGGCGAACGAGGCCGCGTTCAAGATGTCGCGCCTGACCGGCCGTACCCATGTGGTGGCTTCGGAAGGCGGTTTTCACGGCCGGACCATGGGCGCGCTCGCGTTGACCGGCCAGCCGTCGAAGGCCGCGCCGTTCCAGCCGCTGCCGGGCACCGTGACGCACGTGCCCTACGGTGACGTCGACGCCCTCCGCGACGCGGTCACGGACCGGACCGCGATGGTCATCCTGGAGCCGATCCAGGGTGAGGGCGGCGTGCTGGTCCCGCCGCCCGGCTACCTGACCGCGGCCCGGGAGATCACCCGGGCCAAGGGTGCGCTGCTCGCGCTGGACGAGGTGCAGACCGGCATCGGCCGCACCGGGCACTGGTTCGCGCACCAGGCGGAGGGCGTCGAGCCGGACATCGTGACGCTGGCCAAGGGCCTCGGCGGCGGCCTGCCGATCGGCGCGGTCCTGGCGTTCGGGACGGCCGCCACGCTGTTCCAGCCGGGCATGCACGCCAGCACGTTCGGCGGCAACCCGGTCAGCTGCGCGGCCGCGCTCGCCGTGATCCAGACGATCGCGAACGAGGGCCTGCTGGACCACGTCAAGCGCGTGGGGGAGCGGCTGCGGCACGGTGTCGAGGCGCTCGGCCACCCGCTGATCACCGAGGTGCGCGGCGCCGGCCTGCTGCTCGGCATCGTGCTGGACGCGCCCGCGTCCGGCGCGCTGACCGGCGTGCTGAAGGACGCCGGATTCCTCGTCAACGCGGTGGCGCCGCACGTCGTACGGCTGGCACCGCCCCTGATCCTCTCGGCCGAGCAGGCCGACTCGTTCCTCGCCGCGCTGCCCCACGCTCTGGACACGGTGACCTCATGA
- a CDS encoding acetoacetate decarboxylase family protein — MPYPPEPWHLRGRMHVSLWLVPVADLPPHPQGLTAPPMTIAGRVPVGTAWVSYEPGGVLTYRELLAARLVRDHGRPRVTITEIWVDSAASRDGGRELWGIPKDLAEITITPPVLSAAGIARALLKPGPRLPGRWPVGLRVLQMLHGQPTTTGVRGRAALRPGTVTWSPDGPLGYLARHRPLLSVTLDDFDITFGGR; from the coding sequence ATGCCCTATCCGCCGGAACCGTGGCACCTCAGGGGCCGCATGCACGTGTCGCTGTGGCTCGTCCCGGTGGCGGACCTACCGCCGCATCCGCAGGGCCTGACCGCGCCGCCGATGACGATCGCCGGCCGGGTCCCGGTCGGCACCGCGTGGGTCAGCTACGAGCCGGGCGGCGTGCTGACCTACCGCGAGCTGCTGGCCGCGCGCCTGGTCCGCGACCACGGCCGGCCGCGCGTCACGATCACCGAGATCTGGGTGGACAGCGCGGCGTCCCGGGACGGCGGCCGCGAGCTGTGGGGCATCCCGAAGGACCTGGCCGAGATCACGATCACGCCGCCGGTGCTGTCCGCGGCCGGCATCGCCCGGGCACTGCTCAAGCCCGGGCCGCGACTACCCGGCCGCTGGCCGGTCGGTTTGCGTGTTCTCCAGATGCTGCACGGCCAACCCACGACCACGGGGGTACGCGGCCGCGCCGCGCTGCGCCCGGGAACGGTGACCTGGTCACCGGACGGCCCGCTCGGCTACCTGGCACGCCACCGACCGCTGCTGTCCGTCACACTGGACGACTTCGACATCACGTTCGGGGGACGCTGA